acacacggacctcggtaaacacggtaaacggaaccgGCTGcaccggacggctggcactaggacccagaggtggagtaagtgcgtcccctgtactgcattcacaggctgtgatatcaccagtttatcattttacctgttgttagagcaactatctttaccagagagataatatttattaatggtgattgttttctggagttttactgggatttttaccggtgattagtttatATCTTCCTTGCGCTCCttggtccaaactgacactgtagccagtcagacacacacacacagaatgaataaaagattgttttattccgttcttctccgtgttattatcacattataattttttttttaaaatagcaggaataagtgctggtctcgaacggtcttgacggaaaatcccgagtccgggcagcccgagtccgagacaagaccaagtcaaaatgcttcagagtccgagacaagaccgagacctttaaaatttggtttcgagaccaagaccggtctcgactaccacaacactagtagacagtatatactcattgagttttgtagtatagtacggagtgtgacatTCACAACACATTTTTGGCCTTGTTCTGGTCTTGACTCAGTCTTGGTCTTGAATAATTTGGTTTTGATTGCAACACTTCATCTGAGACACCTTAGATTAAAGAAAACTGCCTTGTCttggttttatttaatattctcGCTTCcagaattaatttgttgttcagAGTATTGAGTGGGCCCAACACTTACCTCAGGATCTCCAGATTCTGAAAACCTTTATTCCAGCtttgaaattgtgttttattcttgttgtaatttaatGGTATTCCCTCCAAAGCGTGGTGTTGTAATGCATTGTGAGTTCTCTTGTGGTATGTGTTTGAGTTTTTGACCCAGTGTATCTCACCTGGACGTAATGATATGGTGAGAACGGGaaccttcttcttgttgttgctTTGGTCCATCCCTTCATCTGTGTCTTCTTCCTGTGACCATATTCAGGTAATTATGCTCAACATCTGTTGTTAGTTGATGTTTTTAACATATTGTTAAGGTCCTGGATTACCTGGTGGTTTCTGGGAGAGCCCTGTTCCAGTTTGGCTGCTGGTGTGCAGGAGGGTGAGGAGAAGCTGTGGTCCGGTGAAGGTGGAGTCACTGGGATCTCTGGAGAGGAATATATTTCTGGGCTCTTTTGTGCTTTGGATCCACTTTGTAAAGCCAACGGAGAGTTTCCTCTTTGTGTTGGGCTGAGTTTAGATTTCCCTTGATCTGATAGGTCCAGAGGCCCATCAAATGCGTCCCTCAGACCTTCTCCAGGAGTCCTCCCAGCTTTGGACCATTCGCTCTGCTTTCCTTCAGGAGGCTTGCTTTGAGTGTGAACATCTGTGTAGTCAGGCAGAGCGCTCAGCCTAAACACCACCGTGGGCTCCTTTGTCATGCCGCTGCTCTGCTTCTGCCAGCCCGATCCAAATGCGGGCCTCCTGGGGCTAAgctggtggtcgccgggggccagGGGGGGAAAGTGTGGCAGGTGTATTCTGGGAGAGGTTTGTATCATCGGGGAGGAGCTGACGGCAGTTAAAGTCACCCAGTCGGTAGATTCTGCTAAAGGCCATGGGATGGGAAGAGggctggctttgattggctgAGGATGGCGAGGGACCGGGGCGTAGGGCACATGTCGGCTAGGCTTCACCTCTGCACTCAATGACGAAGacaagttttttaaaagtggttgAGGAGGAATAGAGGAATGCTGGCCGTGTCCTTCAGGAGCTCTAGGACAGAACCAGAGCAGGTTAGCGGTtaaaacagtttattttaatCCTAAACAGGGTAAGATGATCCAATCAGATAATCCGATGATCTGAGGTGTATTCAGTGGGAATTTGTCCTGATAATCTAATCTCAGAGTTCAATCAATATTATCTCAAACATGACTGACCGCTATAATGTTAGACTGTTAAAGGTCACTTTTTTAAGTAGGAGATCTGAATgtcctggggcctcatttataaacactGCGTACGTACAAAAAAAGCGTACGCCAAATATAAGCAAAGTTTGGGATTTATAAAAAACCTGGCGAgataatatgaaatataaaatcaTGAGAAATGGGAAACTCCGAcgccaacaggagaaggatgaaataaaaGACAGATCTGTGAAATTAATAgaaattgtgtgaaataatcgaaGACATTGAATATTTCACAACACATATTATTTGAAGGATGCATTTGCAAAAAcggaggaggaaaaaattatactgacccccgcagggagtgagtgacatgcgcgcgcctacaaatacagttttatataattaattaataataattgtaatcaaaatcacatgatcattgcgcaaaactgccgatcaattggctgcaacacccgtagctgttataaaaaggaataCACTCTAATGCAtaaagacgcacagtggcttatTTGGCACTGCTGTAGGACGAGATGCACGCGAGACTCTGGAGGGAGAGGATCTACGGAGACCAGCAAAACCTATAGGCAGAACCCCCGTGAGGACAAGGTTGGGGAGGCTGCAGCGGGAGGAAGACGAGCTGCTGCGGAGTTTAATCCCATGTTTTTGGCGTATATATATAGTGGATCCGTGTGTGTCCCCTCCCTCCACAGAGGGGATCCCCACTAATACTAATGCTTTTTGTGAGGCTGAGCTCTGGTGctttttcctccacctgttgaacagacattcttcctatggagagtgatacacattttctcctccgcttttgtgtttgatcatttatttttcacctgtcaGTCTTATGAGGCAACGCAACGCGATCTGCCTTTCTATCATTTGTAATACACACTGTGTCAATTGACGCTCTCCTGCGTGTGTCCACCTCAATAATTAATACCTCCACCACacattgagtgaaatttgttGTATTTGCTTGTTTTCCCCCTCGATCCACCGTGGAATTCGTTATAGTGAATATTCATTCAGGGCGTTCACCGGACCATTTATGGGCCCCAAATCGGCAGAGCAAGGTGTTTCTTCAGGTGCGCCAACCTTCGAGTtcattgtgatttataaacggAAACAGGCATGGGATGTACGCACTCGTTTATAAATCTTAAAAAAAGGATTTGtacgcacttcctggtttttagcgtacaccagctgaagtgtgcttacctATGCACACTTTTATAAACGAGGCCCCTGGAACGCAGCTCAGAACTTCTCTCTCTATTCTATGCCTTGTTTTAAACCCTCTCATGAATTCATGCTTTGGTTTGACATTAAAAACTCCACTCTAGTGTCAAATCATGCAAACTCAATATTTACCTTGTGGCTGATTTCCACCCTTTTTGGCTCAATGATCTGAGCATGCTGCCGACTCTCATTCCTGTTTGTGAATTAGCTGCTACAAAATGACCGAAGACTTGTTTTTCTAGGTCCTGTTCAAACACGAGTTTTTTGACTATAAACATGTTCACAATGTTACTGAAGAATTAtgtaaatttaaacattttaaaactgtCGCCAAAGGTCGTAACACCTCCTCTTTAAAGAGTCATTATTTAGTATTGATCTGGGGGAGGAGGGACTTTCTGGAAACTcccaaaataatttattttacaggCACACCTAACTGTGTGTTTAACACCTTTCagcagaaatgggcaacttttatcacatggGGGAGGGGGCACAAACGTGATTATATCTGatttgagggtcacatgattcaCACAacattcagcatttagaataatgaccaatcagagctttaacacaggaaacaacaaagagtttgtttgttttgggagtcattttgtaaagatttctattgtttttgagaatttcagaatccttttgagtgtttttgaagtaacGCTGTTggcattttatgtatttttttattaattcattttgtgaattttttattaagtcatattgtgtatttttgttgtcattttgtatattcatGTCCCATTagaagttttttgttgttgttttgtgtgtttttgttatcatttagtgtatttttctctcattttgtgggcctgtactacaaagttgGATTTCTCTCATCCCAGTGTATGTGTAATAAATTGAGGAGGACTACGTGAATAGAAActtgtctgtgatgtaataaaGTGGAACTGGCTGACCAGAgagctgtccgtttatcatctcATGgtaaatattgtataatctcacgcttttacgcattaaagggggggtatcatgtttttttcaggcacatagtacaATTCTATAGTATACTCAAATACTGTAACTATGCTACCCAAAATTGTTCGGAAAATAAAccataaagataaaaaataactttattccCTCTTTAGCAAAACTGTTCATGACGCTTCGATTtcgcctctgtctctttaagaaactccttCCTCTCTGACACTCCCATGAACACTCCCCTTTCAAACATggaatattgtattattttcagTCATCACTTTATAAACCATTCTAATGTTTTGTAGCATGTTTACACTGTACCattcaatacaatgcttgaactccctcacttcatcgctccagtgagtgacgggagagagaaagagaactTCTCCTCCGTGGCACTAATAGACAGCGCCACTTTTACGGTTTTACTGATCAACTTACGaggttactaaaggatgagttcacccagaatgtaggcttattcaataAGTTAATCGCTTTATTTTTGCCCCGATAGAAAGTGTCAACCACAGCCCTCCACTGCAGCCGTCCCATAGTAGGAGGGAGAGGCTGCTGCCTCAGCTTTACAGAAAGGAACAAGGAGGGAagtgagtttttaaaaaaatgttttatttttttattcatgcgCACATAAATGAGTAAAGACAACCTAAGCCAGGGGTTACttagaaaagtatttaaaataagtaaagctAAATCTGCAGAAGCGGGtgctgaactaaggaagagaacataggaggggtAGGGGCCCCGTCCCCAAGGCCGAGCCTTGTCCCCTCaagcaaaacagcaggaaaatggctgctGGCCGGAGAATTAAGGATTTCTCAAATTTACATGAACCAATCTGAGAAACACTggaggtatgtttttcaggagggaatTACATAGTAACATGATATGAAGcttaaaaaagtgattttaacaTGATCCCCCCCTCTAACTGTGCCTGCAGCATCCTGCCAGCAATCCTTTCTTCCTACTTTTTCTGCAGgaactgtgttgtttttgttctgaattatggatttttgttcttcatatttttaagaatTACTCTTTAATTGTGATGCAAATTGTTCTCCAtggtttctctgtgattgtgattggttgtaACTATCAACGGTGCCAATGGTGCAGTGCACCAGGGCCCAGGTGCCATAAGGAGTCCATGAAaaacggaagaaaaaaaaaagtaaacactGTCCAGAAGCACCAGATATGCCCCTGTTTTTGTGAATGGAATAGCTCAAGGCGGGACGGTAAAAAATGCTTAGTGGCTGGTATGGGAGGGGGGAAATGACAATTTGTTCAATCACCTTGACACCTTTCAGTAATgtggtggccgtgaacagagggaaggagtgagtggttacacctaaaactggtatttgggatcaacgtgtctaaggttaagctcagtacgagtttatcccacagctcAAGACATGCCAGTGGATTCATGACCAATGTTCGTGCAAGAACTGCTTCTGCAAACTCAAACATTGCCCCAGGCCCGAGATGCAGCCAGGTCAGCAGAAATGAGGGGGCCAAGAAGCCCAAGGCCACCCCCCCCAAGATGGAGCAGCCCAGACGCCaacaagatcccaagccgagaggtagccaccgccccccacatacacacatgagaaagccccaaggagccgaggacccagcgcatcTGCCAACGACCCCCatccccaaccccaaggccccacgcaaaccccccccccccacacacacacacacatgccccAGCACTTAACCCCACCGGGGAGAGGGCCCAGAGATCCCCCGCCCGAGATCGAGATCCCAGCAGAGGAGCAAAatgcccacgcccagcagacgaccagagccgcgccAAACAGGCAGTCAGCGGGTGATATAGTAGCCCCCAGCCATAGATGCCCGGACCAACCCATcggcccgcagatagcaggacagacccaccaggcggtcGATAACGACCCCAACCACTGGAACAGGGAGCACcaccccccagcaaacagcataaTTCCAAAGTGCCATGAAACCCTGCCCCAACTCCGGCACAAACACCAGCACCTCCCCAGCGCCCCCACTCCCGACACTGGCGCGGCAGGCTGTGCCGGGCCCACAGACCACGGTGATTGCTCCCAAGGCAACCAGTAGaagagacaagcaccaagccataCCCGAAGGGAAAAGGTACCCCGTGCTCCACAAGGCCGACACACTGCCCGGAGAGATACCGCGAAGAGAGCACCCAGCAATACCCTCACGCCCCCATAGGAAACCCACGCCGCGGCACCCCCCCTGAACCATGCCAGCCCCATGAAACGTGGCGGCACCCTCACCCCCCAGACACTGCAGGGCACCAGCCACACCCACCAGCGATCCAGGGGGCACGCACGCCGGTCCCGAGCAGCCTGTCCCACGTGACAAGAAGCGGCCGTGCAGCAGTGAAGCCCGCACCAGCACCAACACAGGCACGCACGGCCCCACGATACAACATTGTCCACAGGGAGGCGGCCTCGCACCACCCCGCCAGTCAGGGACCAATAAGCAGGCAAACCCAAGCACTCCAAGTCAGCCCACCGACACGAGACACCCCCGACACCAGTGCGACAGCGGGCACCAGGCCACCAACCCCACCGCACCCAAAGCAGCGTGGCACCACATCAGGCTGCAGCCAGCTCCCGAGCAGATGGTAGGAGAGCACACCCCGAGAGGCCCAACCCAAAGACCCACTCCCGAGACACCCCAGCCCCGGCGTGGCGCTCACGGTGCCCGGCGCACCCAGCCAACAGTCCAGCCACTCTCAACGCGGATCAGCCAGGCCAGAAGCCACAGGCCGCATCCTCACACGCCCACCCAGCACAACCCCTAGGGTGCCCCATGGCACCGCCCCCCGACGTTGCACACGCCACACACCGGCCCACAAGATCCCCCCAAGTGAGCCCCAGAGGGAGCCCGACCTGGCCCACTGCACCAGCAACATCCCCCGTGAAGGTACACCCCAGGGGACAAAGCCAAAGTGCCCAGACAAGGCTGGAggagcaacccacagcaacCTTATGCTACCCAGCtgcaccacgcagtcagggtggaggcagtcagtgggtttttaaagtagTTGTGACGTTTGAGGgttgcagtgataaaagggagatcggaaagtttaatatgtttgtagtctaactgttctattacTAGCCAGGTATtttagtattcttttggttttgttaaatataatatttggtttgcaAGGTAGTAATGCATGAagttaggggcttctaaaccacccttgcttttatttttctgaagggttgaaaggctaatttgggttttttttatttctagtgtagaattttgtaattgctgAATCtaggaatgaccagttgactctatcaaatgctttttctgcgtcgagtgacaagattatagTTCtgtgtgccatgttgatcaaattaaacagtcttttcacattgtctgtggtgtctatttttaataaatcctgtctggtcctggtatataattgactgtactactttctctaacctggaagtgagtgctttggaaatatttctgtgttaataagtgagatgggacggtagctagagggtaacatggggctcttgtctggtttaagtaataatttaatgtttgctgaattcatgtgacctcctatataacctttatttttaatctttgtaACTACTCTGACCAGAAGTGTTTTAAgtattcagcagggaacccatttGGACCGATTGCTTTGCCTGctgacatgctatccaaagcaatTTGTAGTTCTTGTctggttaatggtgagtctaaggtggttttctgttCTATGGTGAgttgtggtaggtttaagttgtTGAGGAAGgtttttaatatcttcaggatCAGGGTTTAAGTTTAATGAGTATAGATTTTGacaataatcatgaaaaaccttcTTAATTTTCTGAGTTATTAGAAATTGccgctataaaggaattttctttgttgtgtttatactGATTAGCtaagtatttgcctgatttaatATTGTAGTCGATGTTTTTGTattgtaattgttgcaaaataaaatcagttttttatttttttagataagatgatatccagattaagttttgtattttggtgttttttccatcgctttttctgctatctgttcctgtttttttctaataagaagagtatgatataatcttccctctgatgacagctTTGTTCACAGAAAGACCTTCCATTCTTTCCTCATAATGTTTC
This portion of the Gouania willdenowi chromosome 7, fGouWil2.1, whole genome shotgun sequence genome encodes:
- the rbbp8l gene encoding RBBP8 N-terminal-like protein isoform X6 — translated: MLSCCCHLATRTRSELLLRATEPSSMMMECFNDILLKLREVHEREVEGWQVKVQELSNKKGCDTKRMEELFTRNQQMKEQQRTLTENIKTLENRLRAGLCDRCTVTQEVAKRRQQEFESSQIQSLQHISLLATEMSNVKKENKRLREDIRNLKAALEDQNDQSKSNSVVEVKPQSSPERSPSSGPGAVLTAATGRSKEQSADGEVLVKSEAEHRAEEAEGRTPRGTGLNHLDYKQLLLPTLSASSPGKMDHSVGRVRERRAPEGHGQHSSIPPQPLLKNLSSSLSAEVKPSRHVPYAPVPRHPQPIKASPLPIPWPLAESTDWVTLTAVSSSPMIQTSPRIHLPHFPPLAPGDHQLSPRRPAFGSGWQKQSSGMTKEPTVVFRLSALPDYTDVHTQSKPPEGKQSEWSKAGRTPGEGLRDAFDGPLDLSDQGKSKLSPTQRGNSPLALQSGSKAQKSPEIYSSPEIPVTPPSPDHSFSSPSCTPAAKLEQGSPRNHQEEDTDEGMDQSNNKKKVPVLTISLRPGIHQ